The stretch of DNA AGAAACCTCGTGACCGCGAGCGTTGCGACGATCGCTGGAATCCAAGCGGTCTTGTGCTCGGTGATGTCGGTGAGCCAGAGCTGGTTCGGACCGTCGGCGGTGAACTCGTGCCGGGTCCGTCCGTCCTCGTCCGTGACGGTGCAGAGGTCGTCGTGGACTGGTGGACCCGGTTTCTTGCCGTTCTTGCCCCGCTTCTTCCCGAACGCGGACCACCAGCCGTTGTCCGAGGCGATCCGCCAGGCGGTCCGGTCCGACATCGCCTCACCGGCGTCTCGGGCCTCGTCAGCGAGGAGCCGGTGCCCGAACTCAGGATCATCCTTGTGTGCGTCAAACAACGCGTTCGCCCGATACGCCTCCACCACCTCGCTGGGCGTGATGGGGTCAGCCAGCCACCGGTAGTAGGGCTGGCGTGAGAGCTTGAGGACCCGGCACGTCACCGTCACGGGGATCCCCGATGCGGCGAGCTCTGTCACGAGCGGGTACCACCTTTTCCCGGCAGGTTCGCCTGCGACAGATACGCCGCCGCCCGCCGCAGCACCTCGTTCTCCTGCTCGAGCAGCCGGACCCGCTTGCGTGCCTCTCGCAACTCGGCGGACTCGGTGCGGGATTGGCCGGGTTTGGTTCCGTCGTCGACCGCGGCGCGCTGCAACCACTTCTGCAACGTCATCGGGTGAACGCCGAAGTCTTTCGCGATCCGATCGATCGAAACACCAGGTTCACGGTTGCGCGCGACGCGCACCACGTCATCCCGGAACTCACTTGGATAGGGCTTGGGCATATTGACATCCTTCCAGGCCCACCCCTCGGGCAAGCCAGATCAGATGTCACCTACCCGTGCAGCAGTCCCCGGCGCCTCCTCGCCTCCTTGTGAAGGGTGATGGGTGTGGTGTCCAGAACCCGATTGACCATGGCCGCAAGGAATTGGCTGGGTTGAAGACTAGGAGGAATCCGATCCTGCGCGAATTCAACGCGAGGCAAGCTCTCGAGAGGCAGATCTTGCACGACTTCCAACTCCGCGCTCTCATCGATGTCCTCAGTCGAGTCATCCACGAGCTGCGCCTCAGCGAGCGCATCCTCTCCGTCGCCTGGGTCGTCAGGGGCGGGCTTGCCGCCGTCATAGTCGATCACCAGGAGCGCAACCGAGTGGTAGGCGTCGTCCTCTTGACCAAGCTTCTGTAGAAGGTCGATCAACCACTCCGCCTTATCGGGCTCCTCTTCGAAAATCGTCGACCTCAGACCGTAGAAGAAACCGAGCGCCGCCATGGGATGCCGGAGTCGAAGGTTCTTCACATCTCCGTAAGACTCCTCAACACGGTTCGCGGCGTTCTTGCCAAAACTGGAATCCATGCGCTTCGTCGAGATCAGCAACTCTGGGCCCGTGATCCAGTTCGACATCACGACATCGACCTGCTTGAGGTAGTTCTTGCCAAGGATGCTGGCACTCGAGGCGGTGGCGCCAGATATGGCCTCCCGCTTCTTGAGGCGGTTGTCGAGCGCGACGCGTTCCTTTTGGGGCAGGCTGCCGAGCAGGTTAGCGATCGACGCGGGCAACACCCTGGGGTGAACGGCGCGCGGCCACACTGCGTCGGCGTCAAACCCGGCGCGACGAAGCTCGTATGCGATCCAGATGTCAAGGGCAAGCGCAGGCACGCCCGTCTGGCTCTCGGCGCCGAGAAAAAGCGGGACCCCAAGTAGTTTGCGCAGAACCTCGAAGTCCGGTTCGAAACAGAGTCGATCCAGTCGCAGCCGCTGCTGACCCGCCCCGGAACTGGACTCATCCACATCCGTACTCACCCACGGATTCGTGTACTGCGCATCGGGACTCGCATCAGCCACGATCTGATCGAACATGACCCACGCGCGGCTCTTGGCCGAAGGCTCAGCGACCACTCTTGCCCCTAGTAATTCGACGTTGATACATTGCCGCACGTGCGCTTCTCACGGGGTCAAGGTCGCGCTTCAGGAGGCGTGCGGAACCTTGGAAGAGGGCTCGGTCAACCAGCTTGACAGCAGCCGCAAGGTCGCGACGCTCAAGCGCTTCAGCGACATCGCCGCGGACATTCCTCAAGGCAGCGGAACGCTCTTCAACCAACGCAGGCGAGGGCATGGCCCAAACGTCGGCCTCGCGCGGCTCAAGTTTGAGGACGCCCCCGCCATACGATCTACCGACCACCTCAGCATGGAGTAGCGTGAGGGAGTTGAGGCTCGCCAAGGGAAGCAGTTCTCGACCCAGCTCTCTGTACTCATCGCGCAGGTAGACGCCATGGACGGAGTTCAGGTGCCGCGCACCCGCGGCGTTAGTGGTCAGCCGCGGGGTGTCGGCGTTCATACACGTGAGTAGCAAGTCCGCCGGTTCCAAGAGCGGAACCTCATACCAGGTCTTTCTGACCCTGCACTTGTACGCGGTGTCAACGCCAGCGTGGTGACCCGCGTCTACGTAGTCCTGCGCCGCGCGTGAGAGCTGCCCCTGGGGGCGGAAGAGCAAGGTTGATTTGCCAGCGCGACCAAGCGACTCGAGATCCTTGCTCGTGAGCTCAAGCCCTCGAAGGTGAGCGCTCCCCGGAGGAGACAGGTGCATCAATTCGCATTGCGGCAAGTCGAGCTCACGGGCACGCGCTGGAGAAAGAGCGAAGTACCGGTTGTTGCCCGTCACCATTCCCAGCGTCGTATCTCCCCACGCTTCCAAGTGCGTAAACGCACCCTTCGCACGCAGCGATCGCAGCGGCTCACTCGCCTCCGGGTCGATGAGGAGGGAAGTCCACTTGTCGCCCGGATCCACCGGACTCCACCGGAGGCCACTCGTGCGTTCGCCTAGCTCGCTCGCGTCCCTCACTGGAAACACCGTTGCGTGCCCTGCCGGTCCCATGCGGAACCCGTCGGCAAGCAGGAGGACAACATCCGCCTCGGCTTCCGGAAACACCTGCTCCTCGAACATCACTAGTTCGATGGACTGGAACGACTCGAAGAGAAAACGGCGAACAGCCGACGCGTAGTTGACACTGAACAGCTCTGCCGGCAACACCAGGCCCATGCGTCCGCCAGGCTTCAGGAACAACGCTGAGTGAACCGTGAAGGCCGCCCAACTCGACGCGAGTGCGGTGAGAGCAACCCCCGCACGCAAAGCCGCCTCCCGAGACTTCGTGCGTGACGCGCCCGCGAACTCCTGGTAGCGAATGTATGGAGGGTTGCCAACCACCGCCGAATACGCCGGCGTAGGTGCCACCTGGAAGAAGTCAGAGATCTCGATCGAGGCACGGCCCCCAGCCGCGGTCACCCTCTCAACCGCGACCCTGGCGCTACGTGCGTGGATCTCCACCCCATGGACGACAGGGTCCTCCGCGCCCAGGCTGCGGAGCCTCTGGACTGCTTGAACCAGGAATGCCGCGTCCCCCGCCGACGGTTCGAGGACCCGGTCCTCAGCGTCGCGGATCGCCCAGTCGGTGACGAAACCTGTGATCGCATCCGGTGTGAAGAAGGCGCCGCGAAGCTTTCGCAGGTGCGGCGTGTCCTCGGGATACAAAGACGACGCGACGGGCATGGAGCCAGTATCGCAACCTGGGCCGACAAATCGCGTGACCGCCACCCCCTCGCGACAAGCGAAGCCCTGCCGCCTAGCGCACGTCCGGCAGTCAGATCGCGACCGCAGGTTCGTGCGAACGGAAGAGGCGGCAGAATCGCTACGTGCAATCAAGACCGCCGCGGATCTGGCCGAGGAAGAGAAGCGGCGCGGAGGCCGCTCACTGTAACGCTCGTGCGCCGCACGCGAGCCGCTTTCTTGCTGGCCGCGCAAGGCAACCTTGCGAGGGATCCGCGTCCTCTGGGGTGTAGTGCCGGTTAAGAGCCGACGAGGGGCTCTGGGTCGAGTGGCGCCCCGAGGATGTTACGCGCCTCGAAGTGCAGGTGGCAGCCGGTTGAGTTTCCGGCGCTGCCGACTTCCGCAATAGGTTCGCCCCGGGTGACGGTGGCGCCGAGGTAGAGGTTCAGTGTTCCTGGGTACATGTGGGCGTATCGGGTGCGGGTGCCGTCGTCGTGCATGATCTCGATCAGCGTGCCGTAGCCTGGCTCGTTCTCGCTCCATCTTGTGATGGTTCCGGACTTCGCGGCGATGATGGGTGAGCCGCACGGGGCTGCGATGTCGATGCCCTCGTGGAAGAGCATTTTGTGCTCGATGGGGTGGAACCGGTAGCCGAAAGGTGAGCTGATGGTGTGGGCCACTGGCACGGGGAACGCCCACCCGTTTTGCACGACGTATGTCCCGTCCCAATTCACGGTGCGGGCGCGCTGGCATGTGGGGTCGACCGCTTGCATGTTGAGGAGGAATTGGATGTCGACGACTTCTGTGGCGGCTGCGAGTACGGCGGCCTGGCGCCACTCGTCGGTGAGGTTGGCGCTGGGTGTTCCTAGCGCCCAGGCGGTCAAGGCCGCCGGTGGCGTCGCGTCCCAGGTGCTCAGGCTGGTGATGCGGTCGAGAACCTGACGCGTCTCGGCCCTCACGCCTGCGTTGTCGCTTTGGCCGGTGAAGGGGTTGATCGCGGCGCCGGAGGCGTCGATGTCGGCAAGGTTGGTGACGTGCAGTGCCATTGTGAGCAACACGGAGGTGAGCATGGCGTCGCCGGTGTTGTTGGCATCTGTGATCGTTAAGCCCAGGGATCGTTGCTCGCTGGTGAAGGAGGAGATGTCAGGGACCGTTTGATCCGCGCGCTCGACGGGTGTGGCGCACTGGATGGCGAGACTCGACGGTCCTGCCATTGCGAGCACGGTCATTACTGGCACCGCAAGGGCACTGAACAGTAGGGCCACGATCGTGACCTTGATGGCCTTCATTCGAACCGTCCCACGAGCCACGGCGCGCCATCGCTCAGCCGGGTCATTGTCACGGTAACGGTTCCCCTGGAGGTGGGTACGTCGACCACCGCGAGCACGGGCACGGGCAGGCCGCTCAGCTGTCCTGGCCCCGTGGGCTTACCCAAGTTGAACCACGACGCGTCTACGTCTCCGCACCCGTCGCACCCGCCGAGTTGGCGAAACAGAGTGTCGTCGACCAGTGGACGCAACTGGGCGCGCCATTGGTCGAACGGCACAGAGGTGTCGGTCATGGCCGCGACGAACGCCACGGCGACCGATAGTGCGTCTTGTCGGGCTTGTTGGGAGTCTGTGGCTGGTCCCACGTCGGGAAGGGCCGGCTCTTCGCCCATCGGTAAAGCCGTGGGCGCCAGCGCTTCACCGGGTGTCGGGCTCGGTGTTGATGGCGACGGCGCTGTAGTTGGCGCGGTCGTCAAGGTCGATGTGGGGCTCGTCAGTGTGGGTGGCGTCGCGCTCGGTGAGTTCGAGTTGCAGGCGGTCAGCGTCATTATCGCGACCGTCAACGTCACCATGGTGAAGCTCTTCATCATCACGTTCTGCCCTCAATTCCTCAACGCGTTTCCCCAGTTCGGGGTCTCGTCCAGTCTTGGGCTTATCCAGCCCCTTGTGCTCGGTCGCGTTACATTGCTTCTGCGACTGCAAAGACATGATGCGGTGGAGGATCGGCCACAACACATGCTCGTGAAACGCGGCTTGCTTGGTGCTCGGTGGCTCATTGGGGTTGTAGGCATCAAGAAATGCGGCGTAAAGCGCAGTCAATTGCCACAAGAGGTCTGGGTGTTGCCACCAGCACCGTTTGATTTTGAAGTCTGAGCCGGGCAAGAGGTAGACCTCCTGCAGGAAGTCAACGAAGTCCGCGACCCGCTCGAGAAGGTCAGCCGCGGCCTCGTCCGGCAGGGTGCCCCAGTGCAGCGGCCCGGAAGGTGTGTGTGCCTCGATGAGTTTGAGCATCTTGTCGACCGCGCCCTCAAGGGCGTTATGGCTGCCCCACAGCTTCGACAGGCTCGTGTTGATCTTGCCTAGCGTCTGGGCGATGACCTCAAGCTCGCCGTCACCCGCAAGCTCACCGTCACCTGCGGGCTCGGTGCCCTCTTCGGGGTTGCTATCGAGCGTTCCTTGGCTCATCAGGTGATCCCCTCGAGGCGTGCGGCGGCCGCGATCGACGCCTCGACGGTCTTGCGTTCCTTGCCCTCGAACCATGCTGGCAGCGACACGATCGCGGCACGCTGGTTGCGGTACAGCAGCAACGCCTTACCTTCGGGCAGTTCGCGAATCTCTTCGGGCCTGAGGATCCTCGCCCACTCCTGCGACACGGACTTTGATCCGCCGCTGTGTCCGTTGCCGTATGACGTGCTTGAACGCTGCACGCGGTGCTGCCCCACCAGGACCGACAGCCTTTCCAAGAACGCTTCGTCCGATCCGCCACCGAGAATCAGTTTCACGGCGGCGCCGTCAAAGATCGTGTCCGCGCCCGCATCGCCCCAACGGCCCTTGAGTTGTGACATTGACTGCGCGATCACCCACACCATCAAGCCGCGCCCGCCACCGTCCGTCATCAGCGACGGTAGTGATGGCAGGGCGGCAATGTTGGGCGCCTCATCCAGCACGAACGTCATCGGGGTAGCCAGGCTCCCGCTGATCGTGTGCTGTGACTGGATCCGGGCTTGACGTTCAATCGTGGCCACCAGCGCCGTCGTCAACGGTGCAGCCGAGCCCTCACCTGACTGGCTCATCAAATACAGCGTGTCCCTTGAGCGCACAAAATCGTTGACGTTGATCTGATGGGCGGAGGGCATCATCGACGCCACAGCCTCCGGTGTCGCCAAAGGCTCCAGCATCACCTTGAGTGCTTGCTGGGTTGACGACGTTGTTTCGTGGGCCGGCCCACGGGTCACGACGAAGAGTTCGGCTCCCCAGTTCTTCGCGGCCTCGGGGCTGTCTCCCAAAATGTCGTACGGCTCGTTATCGCGCCAATCGCTAGACCAGCGCAGCACGTCCTCGATCGACTTTCCGGCCAGTGCGGCCGCGTGCAGATTGCGGCTGAACACGATGGCTGCCGTGGCCTCGAAGAAGTCGGCGTTCTTGGTGCCCGTGATCGGGTGCGCGGCCACGAGCGCCCGGGCCCGCTCGGTAGCCTCAACCTGATCCTCACAGCCGGCCACAATGTCCCAACTGACCTTCTCGGGCCACAGGCTCGTGCGTTCTGGATCGAAAACGAGAACGCGACCAAACTTGGCCCGCTCCGCATGTGTGGCGCGCAGCACGTCCGCTTTCGTTGACGTCGTCACACACGCGCCGGGCGCCTGCCTCACGAGGGCCACCACCCGCCGTGTGGTCTTTCCCGCTCGAGGGGGCGCGATCAGTAGAGCCGAGTCCTCAACCCTGGCGGTCACCGGGCGGCGCCCGTCGTACCCGACAACCAAACCCAACGGCGAGTGCTTGCTTCGTGCCGCACGCGCGATCGACTGGCCACTGTTCATGCCCTTGCGCCTCACCGGGGCGGAGCCGCCTCGAGCGTTTGTCAGTAGCAGTGTTGTTACGGCCACCACGACGATCACCACGGTGATCAGCACTGTGGCACTCAGGGGCGCCGGCGCCGACACGTCGGCCGGTTGCAAAGGGTGGAACTGCACCAGGCCCCACACCGTGGCCGACAATGCCAGGATCCCGTGTCCTGGCGCGGTGACCACCAGCGCTACGTGCCATGCGATAAGTGCGGCGGCCGCCACCCCTGCGACGAGCGCACCTGTGAACCAACTGTCGCGCATGTCCGGGTTCACTTGCCCCCCATTCCCCGATCCGTGTTCGTTAGCTCTACCTCGATGGCACTACGAATGTGCTCCACGCGGATCTCTGGCCGGTTGCCGATCTTGAGTAGGTGCTGTCCTTGTGGCAGTGAGCCCACCGTGTCCCTCGTGTCAGCATCGAGCCCGAACAGTTCCACCACCGCATCAATGTCCTCACGGCGTGCCTGACGGAAGATGTGCACGGTGTCGGCGGACTTGATGATCGCCCTGGCAACAGAGTCCGCGGGAATGTCCGCAGGCTGGTGCAAAGCGATGATCATGGCGATGCCCAGGTCTCGGGCTAGTTTGGTGTTGCTCTGAAATACTCGCGCATACGGGCCTCCCACCAGGTGCCAGCCCTCTTCCGTGATGAAGTTCGTTGGCTTGCCGTAGTCGCGCCTGACGACGCCCAGCAGCCAAGAGTTTGCAAGTGCGGCGACGGCTTGGATCGCCGGGCCATCATCGGGCAGGTTCGACATGTCGAACGTCGTGAGGCGTTCGTTCAGTTGGACGTTCTTCGACGTCTCACCGTCGAACACTCCGGGGAAGTCCGCGAGGAAGCGCTCAAGCATGAATCCGACCGAGATACCTGCCTGGTCGTAGCGTTCACTGGCACTACTCGACAGGCGCCGCTCAGCATGATCCGCCGCTGCGAACAAGAACGGCAACACATCCTGCAGGACGGGCGTCCGGATTTGTGCCGCGCTCATGGTCTTGGCGAATGCGGTTCTGAGCACGGCGTCTTCCCACTCATCAAGCGCGCGCCCTCCTGACATCTCGGCCAACGCGCGAAGGACCTGCACACCGGCGGTGGGATCCGCACCGCTGTCGTCCGCACCCGTGATGCGGGGGTCCAACGGATTCAGCACCGCACCGCCACCGCGCACCGAGAACTTGATCGGCTCCGCACCGAACGAGCGCGTCACCTCCGCGTACTCCCCCTCACGGCCCGCGTCGTTGGCCTTCTTGTCGAGAACCACGACACGGCGATCCCTGAGGATCAGCGGACGCAGCACGTAGACGGTTTTCAGCAGAGACGACTTCCCTGTTCCTACGTGGCCGACGATCACGGTCGCCGGTGAACTGATGACTTTGCGTGTGTACGCCGTGTGCGGGTCGTGTGCCACGAGACTGCGCGACAGTACGTCCCGTCCGATCGCAACGCCCTGGTTGTCGGTCGGCGGTGCGATCGCCGCGGCGTGAAGGATTTCCGCCTGCCGCGTTGTTGACAGCGCCCCGTGGGCAAGCGGTGAATACCACTGGGCGCGTGCCAGTGTCGCGAAGCTGCGAAGCCGAGACCCGGGCAGTGTGTTCGGGGCGTCGACGACCTGGCCTTTTGCTCGCTTGTACTTCCCAGCGCCCGCCTCCTGTGGCTGCGGTTCGGGCGCCGTGTCGGGCTTTGCCGCGAAGGTGGCCCTCAAGCTCTGTACGTCAACACCGGGGTGTTGTGATGCCATGTCGCTTCCCTTCCCTATGCGCGATCGAGCGCGGCTGAGGCTTGGTCGAACAGGGCGGCTCGACGCGGTCGCACGCCTCGCGCGATCGGCCACGTCGTACCCATTGCGGCTGAGTGCATCGTGTCCATCCACAGCAACCGATTGATTCCAAGGCCCGTTTGCACGTGCTCCTCCATGATTCGCTTGTCACGGCCCAGGCCCTCGGCAGACTCAGACGTGATGGTGACGAAGCCGACCCACTCGACACCCTGGTGTCGGGATCCTGGGCGAAGGTCATTCATGCGCCGTAGCGCCGTGTCCCGCTGGTGCTGGGCCTCGAGGGAATCGAGTCGACCCCTCTTGTTGGCCTCGATGACCTCCACATGTGCCCGCGCCGCGTCCGACTCGGCGCGCCCGCGCGCCGACATCGCCGGGATGAGTCGCAAGTGGAAACTCATGGTGCGCACGATGGGTGCCCGCATTCCGGTGAGTACTGGCAGCGTCCACAGGGTGGTGCGAGGTGCGTTCCCTGTCAGTGACGACCGGATCATGGCTGTTGCGTGCCAATACTCGCGATCGGCACCCTTGGTGACGCACGCACCTCGAACGTCATGTGAAGACAACGCCATCACGTCAGGTTCAACATCGGACACCTTATCCAGCGGCCGGCTGGGGTCCTGTTGGTGCAACATCATGGCTGCCGTCTGGCGTGCGGTGAGCACGGACACCGCGCCCATACCCGAGAAGGCCAGCGCCCGTAGTGCAGCATCGACCTCCTGGCGCATCATGTCGAGCCACCCCTCGTGATACGCCCCAAAGTGTGCCGCCTGTTGGGTGAATGCCTGGCTTATCGGCCACCTCAGTACAACGAAGTGACGCTGCACCAACGCGCCCCGCTCACACACGTCAAGCACCTGCGCATACGACTGGCGCAACACGGCCATCGTGCCAGCGGCCACGTCGTTGTCCTCGGTGGGGTGAAGGTTCTGCCTCAGCCACTGCATGTGATACGCCATGTCGGGCGGCAATACCCGCGTGATGGTCTGCACCTCGCGCACGAGAGAAGTGCCGCCGCCGTAGCCTGCCAG from Demequina lutea encodes:
- a CDS encoding N-6 DNA methylase, producing MPVASSLYPEDTPHLRKLRGAFFTPDAITGFVTDWAIRDAEDRVLEPSAGDAAFLVQAVQRLRSLGAEDPVVHGVEIHARSARVAVERVTAAGGRASIEISDFFQVAPTPAYSAVVGNPPYIRYQEFAGASRTKSREAALRAGVALTALASSWAAFTVHSALFLKPGGRMGLVLPAELFSVNYASAVRRFLFESFQSIELVMFEEQVFPEAEADVVLLLADGFRMGPAGHATVFPVRDASELGERTSGLRWSPVDPGDKWTSLLIDPEASEPLRSLRAKGAFTHLEAWGDTTLGMVTGNNRYFALSPARARELDLPQCELMHLSPPGSAHLRGLELTSKDLESLGRAGKSTLLFRPQGQLSRAAQDYVDAGHHAGVDTAYKCRVRKTWYEVPLLEPADLLLTCMNADTPRLTTNAAGARHLNSVHGVYLRDEYRELGRELLPLASLNSLTLLHAEVVGRSYGGGVLKLEPREADVWAMPSPALVEERSAALRNVRGDVAEALERRDLAAAVKLVDRALFQGSARLLKRDLDPVRSARAAMYQRRITRGKSGR
- a CDS encoding type IV secretory system conjugative DNA transfer family protein; this translates as MRDSWFTGALVAGVAAAALIAWHVALVVTAPGHGILALSATVWGLVQFHPLQPADVSAPAPLSATVLITVVIVVVAVTTLLLTNARGGSAPVRRKGMNSGQSIARAARSKHSPLGLVVGYDGRRPVTARVEDSALLIAPPRAGKTTRRVVALVRQAPGACVTTSTKADVLRATHAERAKFGRVLVFDPERTSLWPEKVSWDIVAGCEDQVEATERARALVAAHPITGTKNADFFEATAAIVFSRNLHAAALAGKSIEDVLRWSSDWRDNEPYDILGDSPEAAKNWGAELFVVTRGPAHETTSSTQQALKVMLEPLATPEAVASMMPSAHQINVNDFVRSRDTLYLMSQSGEGSAAPLTTALVATIERQARIQSQHTISGSLATPMTFVLDEAPNIAALPSLPSLMTDGGGRGLMVWVIAQSMSQLKGRWGDAGADTIFDGAAVKLILGGGSDEAFLERLSVLVGQHRVQRSSTSYGNGHSGGSKSVSQEWARILRPEEIRELPEGKALLLYRNQRAAIVSLPAWFEGKERKTVEASIAAAARLEGIT
- a CDS encoding transposase, yielding MPKPYPSEFRDDVVRVARNREPGVSIDRIAKDFGVHPMTLQKWLQRAAVDDGTKPGQSRTESAELREARKRVRLLEQENEVLRRAAAYLSQANLPGKGGTRS
- a CDS encoding M23 family metallopeptidase; amino-acid sequence: MKAIKVTIVALLFSALAVPVMTVLAMAGPSSLAIQCATPVERADQTVPDISSFTSEQRSLGLTITDANNTGDAMLTSVLLTMALHVTNLADIDASGAAINPFTGQSDNAGVRAETRQVLDRITSLSTWDATPPAALTAWALGTPSANLTDEWRQAAVLAAATEVVDIQFLLNMQAVDPTCQRARTVNWDGTYVVQNGWAFPVPVAHTISSPFGYRFHPIEHKMLFHEGIDIAAPCGSPIIAAKSGTITRWSENEPGYGTLIEIMHDDGTRTRYAHMYPGTLNLYLGATVTRGEPIAEVGSAGNSTGCHLHFEARNILGAPLDPEPLVGS
- a CDS encoding SCO6880 family protein → MSDEVRTSLIGGDEGDVSMFGGMSKDQVTMIFGTVGVGFVFILFGAVVPALGIMIVGGGLGFLLTIPTASGTLASKAITRLRWVWRRVRGTDRFEPYSDAKWEAAQGRKERVALRARPDGADAMVWLQSGAGQPGIAWHRPLGEEEYLSVAFSVEGILQGLESQAEIEASSEAWGNFLAGYGGGTSLVREVQTITRVLPPDMAYHMQWLRQNLHPTEDNDVAAGTMAVLRQSYAQVLDVCERGALVQRHFVVLRWPISQAFTQQAAHFGAYHEGWLDMMRQEVDAALRALAFSGMGAVSVLTARQTAAMMLHQQDPSRPLDKVSDVEPDVMALSSHDVRGACVTKGADREYWHATAMIRSSLTGNAPRTTLWTLPVLTGMRAPIVRTMSFHLRLIPAMSARGRAESDAARAHVEVIEANKRGRLDSLEAQHQRDTALRRMNDLRPGSRHQGVEWVGFVTITSESAEGLGRDKRIMEEHVQTGLGINRLLWMDTMHSAAMGTTWPIARGVRPRRAALFDQASAALDRA